In Trichoderma breve strain T069 chromosome 4, whole genome shotgun sequence, the following proteins share a genomic window:
- a CDS encoding MOSC domain-containing protein: MKIQRLFIYPVKSLLPIEVSIAEITSEGFRFDRQYILVRDPKSHPTIRPHLAEHLTVKRVYKLALFQPSINDDWSELTIKHTVAQPESSITIPLTPSPLSCLDAPSYQVSVFGTEASAVDMGDGPAEFFSKHLDIPTRLLFISGSGSREIPGAAYIPKHRLPLTIKAAGEHFQPQRIRFADAAPFLVTSTASEEDVRIRLPPDNQQEDVLLRFRTNIHVDVGSVAAWDEDHWRELTVFAEDGTTPKAVVRCVFKTPRCLSINANIQTGGGSPRSTQVYGLIARDRRVNKAYPMKPVFGQWSFAGPNGALLRVGDEVKVTERGANDNLSENLVSA, encoded by the exons ATGAAAATCCAAAGG CTGTTCATCTATCCTGTCAAATCACTCCTGCCAATTGAGGTGTCAATTGCAGAAATCACGAGTGAGGGCTTTCGCTTTGACCGGCAGTATATCCTTGTCAGAGATCCCAAGAGCCACCCCACGATACGACCTCATCTGGCCGAGCACCTTACCGTCAAACGGGTGTATAAATTGGCACTCTTCCAGCCTTCAATCAATGATGATTGGTCGGAGCTAACTATCAAGCACACGGTGGCCCAGCCGGAGTCTTCAATTACTATTCCTCTCACACCATCGCCGCTGTCATGTCTAGACGCGCCGTCGTACCAAGTGAGCGTCTTCGGAACCGAAGCTTCGGCCGTTGATATGGGAGACGGCCCGGCCGAGTTCTTTAGCAAGCATCTCGACATACCTACAAGATTATTGTTCATCTCCGGATCGGGTAGCCGCGAGATCCCAGGAGCTGCATACATCCCTAAACACCGGCTGCCATTAACAATCAAGGCTGCCGGTGAACATTTCCAGCCACAACGAATCCGATTTGCGGACGCTGCTCCGTTCCTGGTGACATCAACGGCATCTGAAGAGGACGTCAGAATCCGGCTACCGCCAGATAATCAGCAAGAAGATGTCTTGCTCCGCTTCCGTACTAATATCCACGTCGATGTGGGATCTGTTGCGGCGTGGGACGAAGATCACTGGAGAGAGCTCACTGTATTTGCAGAAGACGGGACTACGCCAAAAGCAGTTGTCCGCTGTGTCTTCAAGACCCCTCGCTGTCTGAGTATCAACGCCAACATACAGACAGGGGGTGGATCTCCGAGGAGCACACAAGTCTACGGCTTAATAGCTAGAGATAGACGCGTAAACAAGGCGTACCCTA TGAAACCAGTCTTTGGACAGTGGTCGTTTGCAGGTCCCAACGGGGCCTTGCTTCGAGTAGGCGACGAAGTTAAAGTTACGGAGAGAGGGGCAAACGACAATTTGAGTGAGAAT CTTGTTTCGGCTTAA